The following proteins are co-located in the Anomalospiza imberbis isolate Cuckoo-Finch-1a 21T00152 chromosome 1, ASM3175350v1, whole genome shotgun sequence genome:
- the PRR15 gene encoding proline-rich protein 15, whose product MADSAAATAAPRAGVKGSAGPWWKSLTSKKKHKEAPVAPPHPVASETPADTPSPDGREEQLPPFGSGDAAGTGVGNRRSLRVSHSGRFKERRKVRTSLLADSPEVFDGGGAPGHAAQGAE is encoded by the coding sequence ATGGCGGACAGCGCCGCGGCCACTGCCGCTCCTCGGGCCGGCGTGAAGGGCTCGGCCGGGCCCTGGTGGAAATCGCTGACCAGCAAGAAGAAGCACAAGGAAGCGCCGGTAGCCCCGCCGCACCCCGTCGCCAGCGAGACCCCCGCCGACACCCCCAGCCCCGACGGCCgggaggagcagctccctcccttcGGCAGCGGCGACGCCGCGGGAACCGGAGTCGGCAACCGGCGGAGCCTCCGAGTGTCCCATTCGGGCCGCTTCAAGGAGCGGCGGAAGGTGCGCACCTCGCTGCTGGCCGACAGCCCCGAGGTCTTCGACGGCGGTGGCGCCCCAGGCCATGCCGCCCAAGGGGCCGAGTAG